CGCGGTGCACCTCGACGGCTCGCCCGAGCCGCTGCTGACCGCCACCGACACCCGGTTGCCCGGCGGCCGCGCCGGATTCGGCTCCTTCGACAACCACGGCCGCATCCGCGAGCTCACCCTCACCGGCCACCCCGCCTGACCCCCGTCCCGACCACCGCTGGAGTCCCCATGCGCGCGCACAGACGCCGGGTCGCCGCGATCACCGCTGCGGTGCTCGCCGCGACCCTGACCGCAGCACCACCGGCCACCGCTCAGGAACCGATCACCGACCCCATCCCCGAAGAACCCATCGCCGCGGAGTTCGGCCTGGTGCTGGAGCAGCACGCACAACTGCCCGCCACCGAGGCCACCCCGCCGGCCACCGACCCGCGGCTGATCCGCCACAACCGCATCAACCACATCGGCGAGCTGCCCGACGGCTCCGGCCGCCAGTACGTGCCCGACCTCAACGGCCCGCTGTACCTGCTCGAAGACGGCCGGCAGCACCTCTACCTGGACTTCCGGGAGCGCTTCGAGCACTTCTTCTCCGGCAAGGGCATGGGCAGCGGCTTCGGGTTCGTCGCCTTCCACCCCGACTTCGCCACCAACGGCAAGTTCTACACCGTGCACTCCGAGGGCCAAGGAGCCATCACCACCCGACCGCCCACCTACCCCAACCAGCCCGACGCCGTCGTGCAGAGCGTGGTCACCGAGTGGACCGCGCAAGACCCGGCCGCCGACACCTTCACCGGCGCCCAGCGCGAGATCTTCCGCTACGGATTCACCACCCACATCCACGCCGTCCAGCAGATCGACTTCAACCCCACCGCCCGCCCCGGCGACCCCGACTACGGGCTGCTCTACCTCGGCGTCGGCGACGGCGGCATCGGCCTGGACACTGACATCCCGCAGGACCTGAGCACCCCGGCCGGCAAACTGCTGCGCATCGATCCCGCCGGCAGCAACGGCCCGGGCGGCCGGTACGGCATCCCCGCCGACAACCCCTTCACCGGCCGGCCCGGTGCGCTGGGCGAGATCTACGCGGTGGGCATGCGCGACCCGCACCGCTTCAGCTGGGATCCCGAAGACCGCCGCATGTTCCTCGGGCACATCGGCCAGCACGCCATCGAAGCCGTCTACGAGGTGCGCTCCGGCGACAACTTCGGCTGGAGCCGGCGCGAGGGCGCGTTCACCTTCGACCCGCAAACCCAGTGCTACCTCTACCCGCTGCCCGAGGACGACGCGAAATACGGCTACACCTACCCGGTCGCGGCCTACGACCACGACCCGCCGCCGAACTGGCCGTGCAACTCCGACAGCGGCCACGCCGTCTCCGGCGGCCAGGTCTACCGCGGCCACGACCTGCCGCGGCTGCGCGGGAAGTACGTCTTCGGCGACCTCGTCGACGGCCGGGTGTTCTACACCGAGACCGACCGGATGCGCCGCGGTCAGCCGCGCGCGCCGCTGCACGAGCTCCCGCTGTTCGACACCACCGGCAAGCAGCTGCGGATGAGCGACTTCGTCGGCGACGGGCGCGTGGACCTGCGCTTCGGCACCGACTCGCAGCGCAACCTCTACCTGCTGGCCAAGGCCAGCGGCACGATCTGGAAGGTCACCGGCACCCGCCCGGCCCGCGATTCCGAGGTCACCGACACCGTGCGCCGCGACCTGGTGGCCCACTACGACTTCGAGCACCCCTTCGCCGCCGACGACTCCCGCGAACTCGACACCGGCTCCTCGCGCACCCTGCTGTCGCTGATCAACGGCGGGCAGGACATGCGGGTGCCCGACGGGGCGTTCCCCGGCAGCAACAACGCCCTGCAAACCCGGCAGATCACGCCCGACGCCGACGGCAACGACGACTGGAAAGCCGGGGTCTGGGACGACAACGGCACGCTGTCGGCGTTCAACGCCACCGACGGCGCCACCGTGATGGGCTGGTTCAAGATGACCGGCGAGAACCCAGCACCCGACACCACCACACCCGATCCCGGCGATCGGTACAACGCCGTCGGTCTGGCCGGGCTGCTCACCGGCAACTCCACCGGCCACGAGGTGCGGGCCCTGCTGGAGCTGATCGAGGTCGACGGGCAGCTGCGGCTGGTGGCCCTGGGCCGCCGCCTCGACGGCGGCGCCTCGCAGACCTTCGCCGCCCGGCAGGACTGGCGCGAACTGCTGCCCGCAGGACAGTGGGTGCACCTGGCGGCGACGTTCGACTACACCACCGGGCAGATGGCGCTGTACCGCAACGGCGCACCGCTGCCCGGCTTCTACACCGAACCGGGCGACCCGTGGCAGGTCGACGGCACCGGCACCACCGCCTCCACCCCGCGCGGCATCAAGATCGGCGGCAGCTTCCCCGGCAACGACCGGGAGCGCAACCCCTGCCACTGCCGCATGGACTCGCTGATGTTCCTCGACACCGCCGCCGACCACCGAACCATCGCCGAGCAGTACCGCCGCTTCACCCACCGCTGACCTCCCGCGCGGGGCGGGTCCGCCCGCCCCGCGCAAAGCCCGTCAGCTGCGAAAAGACGCCTGTTACTGTTCCGATCATGACGCGACCGGCCGGTGTTGGCGACTACCGCAGGTTCTGGGCCGCATCGACCACCTCGATCTTCGGGACCTACGTCACCACCCTCGCCTTGCAGGTCCTGGCCGCGCTCACCCTGCACGCCACCGCCACCGAACTCGGCCTGCTCAACGCCGCCCGCTGGGTGCCCTACCTGGTGCTGGGCCTGTTCGTCGGCGTCCTGGTCGACCGCTACCGCAGCAAACCCATGCTCGTCGGCGCCGACTTCGCCCGCGCGGTCGTGCTGTGCGCGATCCCGCTGCTGCACCTCGCCGGCCTGCTGAGCCTGCCGGTGCTCATCGCCTTCGCCGCGCTGCTGGGCCTGCTGTCGCTGTTCTTCGACGCCGCCGACCAGGCCTTCCTGCCGAAGTTGGTCCCGGTGAGCATGCTGACCTCGGCCAACGCGCGCCTGGAGCAGTCCCACGCCGTCGCCCAGACCACCGGGCCGCTGCTGGCCGCTGCCCTGGTCAAAGCCGTCGGCGCACCGCTGGCCATCCTGGTCGACGCGATCTCCTACCTGATCTCCGGTGTGCTGCTGGCGGGCATCGGCACGCGCGAGCAGTCCGCACCGCGCCCGCAGCGGCGCAGCGTGCTCACCGAGCTGCGCGAAGGCGCCTCCTGGGTCTACCGGCACCGCATGCTCGGGCCCCAATCCCTGGCCGGGCACCTGTGGTTCCTCGCCCACAGCATGCTGACCACCGTCTACGTCCTCTACGTGCTGCGCGCACCGGACAACGGCCTCGGGCTCGGCGAGGTGCAGCTGGGCATCAGCTACGCCTGCGCCGGTGTCGGGGCGGTGGCCGGTGGTGCGCTGGCCAACCGCAGCGGCCGCCGCTTCGGCGCCGGACGCACCGTCGTCGTGACCCGCGCGCTCATGCCGCTGCCGTGGCTGCTGGTGCCGCTGCTCGGGCCGAACCCGGCCGTGATCGTCCTCTTAGGACTCTCCCAGTTGCTGTTCTGGGTGCTCATGGGCCTGGAAGGCCCCAACGAGATGGCCTACCGGCAGGCCGTCACGCCCGACCGGCTGCAAGGCCGGGTGAACACCACCATCCGCTCCCTCAACCGCGGCGCGATCGTCATCGGCGCCCCGCTGGGCGGCCTCATCGCCGACGCCACCAGCCTGCGCACCGCCCTGTGGGCGGGCATCGCCGGACTCATCGCCTCAGCGGTGGTGCTGGCCGCGTCCCCGTTCCGGCACGCCACCCTCCCCGAGCCCGCCACGCCGCAAACCACGAGCTGACCGGCGTTTCGGCTACCGTGTCGGACGTGAACAGCCAGCCAGTACCCGGTGGGCCGGTGCACGAGCTGCCCGCAGACCTGCGCGACGCGCTCATCGCCGATGGCGCGGTGCTCGCGGCGTGGCACGACATCACACCGCTGGCCCGCAACGAGTTCATCTGCTGGGTCGAGGACGCCAAGCAGGCGGCCACCCGCGAGCGCCGCATCCGCCGGACGCAGGAAGAGCTGCTGGAGGGCAAGCGCCGCCCCTGCTGCTGGCCCGGGTGCAAGCACCGCGAGCGCAACGGGCGGTAGCGCTCAGGCCGGGCGGGCCCGCCCGGCCAGCAACTGCACCGCCAGGCCCGCCAACACCGCGCCCATGAAGTACCGCTGCACCCGCAGCCACCCCGGCCGCCGCGACAGCAGCCCCGACACCGAACCCGCGGTCACCACGATCAGCGCGTTCACCGACACCGCCACCACGATCTGCACCGCGCTCAGCAGCAGGCTCTGCCCCGCCACACCGCCCCGTGACGGATCGACGAACTGCGGCAGCAACGACACGTAGAGCACCGCGATCTTCGGGTTGAGCAGGTTGGTCACCAGTCCCATCGCGAACAACCGGCCCGCGGTGTGCTCAGGCACCGCCGCCGGGGCGAACACCGACACCCCGCCCGGGCGCACCGCCTGCCAGGCCAGCCACAGCAGGTACACCGCCCCGGCCACCTGCACCGCGGTGTAGAGCGCGGGCACCAGCGTGAACACCGCGGCGATCCCGGCGGAAGCCGCCGCGGCGTAGATCAGGAACCCCACCGCCACCCCGGCCAGTGACACCAGACCGGCCCGCCGTCCCTGCGTCACCGATCGTGACACCAGGTAGATCATGTTCGGCCCCGGGGTGAGCACCAAACCCAGCGCCACCACCGCGATCCCGGCCACCGCACCGAAACTGACCACGCCCGCCACCTCCGCTCGTCCGCTCCGGTGACGCTAAGCGGCAGCGCGGCGGGCGCGAACGGCCAATCCGCCGGAACTGGCCACCTCACCCGTAAGTCGGGTACTGCGGCCAGCCCGCGGGACTGTCCTCCCAGTCCTGCTGGCGCCCGTAGGCGGTGCGGTCCATCATCTGCGCCACCGGCAGCACCGCCTCGACGCCCCGCGCGGTGGTCATGTACGTCAGGTACGGCTTGCCGTCCTTGAGCAAGTAGTAGGAGTAGCCGGGCCGCAGCACCTCACCGCCCGGCTCGTCGCGCTGCGTCCAGCCCCAGTCGTAGTGGTAGGTCGTCCCGGCCGAGGAGACCCACAGGTGCTCCCAGCCCCGCTCGGCGCGCCAGGCCTCGAGCTTGTCGATCGGAGCCTGGGAGATCATCGCGAACGCGATCGCCTCCTCGGACAACCGCTGCGTGGTGGCGGGCAGGTTGTCCACCGCCCACGTGCAGCTGGGACATCCCTCGTCCCAGTCGGAGCCGAACATCACGTTCTGCACCACCAGCAGGTAGGTGTCGCCGAACAGCCCGGTCAGCGGTATTGGTCCGTCGGGTCCGGTGAAGAGGTAGTCGGTGACCTCCACCATCGGCAGCCGGCGCCGGGCGGCGGCGACCCGGTCGTTGTGCCGGGTGACCTCCTTCTCCGCGGCGACCTGTTCGGCGAGCGCCTCGTCGAACGCCGCGCGGTCGACGACCTCCGGTGCGGCCTGCGGCTGGTCGTGCTTGGTCATCAGCTGTCCGCCTCTCTGTCCCGCCTCTCCGCGATTTTCAGCGGTGGTTGAGTTCGGGATCGATCTCGCGTTGCGCGTTTCTTGTGGCTGGGCTGCGTCACGGTCCCCGGAGGTGTGGTTGCGCAGGACTCCGGTTGGGGCAAGGGTGTCCTCCGATGGTGGCGAGCCGAGAACGTCTCCAGGTCAGACCGGGAAACCTGCGTGAACTCATCGCCGGGCTCGGCCACCAGCGCTTTCACCCGCACAACCCTCGCCGTGGTGGCCGCGGGCCGCCGGCACCCCGGCTGTGGTGCCCGGTGAGGGGCTGAATCGGTCCCGCGCCGCGTCCACTGTGATCCGTGGCGGGCCCGCCGCAGCACTGCGGCGCTGGGGATAGCATCCGGACTAGGCAATCACCCGGCGAGCAGGAGAACGAAACCCCATGACCAAAGCTCCCGTCACCGTGACCGTCACCGGTGCGGCCGGTCAGATCGGCTACGCGTTGCTGTTCCGGATCGCTTCCGGTCAGCTCATCGGGCCCGACACCCCGATCAAGCTCCGCTTGCTGGAGATCCCGCAGGCGGTCAAGGCGGCCGAGGGCACCGCGATGGAGCTCGACGACTGCGCGTTCCCGCTGCTGCAGAGCATCGACATCACCGACGACGCGCGCACCGCTTTCGACGGCACCAACGTCGCGCTGCTGGTCGGCGCCCGCCCCCGCGCCAAGGGCATGGAGCGCGGTGACCTGCTGGAGGCCAACGGCGGCATCTTCAAGCCGCAGGGCGAGGCCATCAACGCCGGCGCGGCCGAGGACGTGCGCGTGCTGGTGGTCGGCAACCCGGCCAACACCAACGCGCTGATCGCCCAGGCCCACGCGCCGGACGTGCCTGCCGAGCGGTTCACCGCCATGACCCGCCTGGACCACAACCGGGCGCTGACCCAGCTGGCGCAGAAGCTGGGCGTGTCGGTCAGCGAGATCAAGAAGCTGACGATCTGGGGCAACCACTCCGCCACCCAGTACCCGGACCTCTTCCACGCCGAGGTCGGTGGCAAGATCGCCGCCGAGCAGGTCGAGCAGTCCTGGCTGGCCGACGAGTTCATCCCCACCGTCGCCAAGCGCGGCGCGGCCATCATCGAGGCCCGCGGTGCTTCCTCGGCGGCCTCGGCGGCCAACGCCGCGATCGACCACGTGCACACCTGGGTCAACGGCACCCCCGAGGGTGACTGGACCTCGGCCGCGGTCGTCTCCGACGGCTCCTACGGCGTGCCGGAGGGCCTGATCTCCTCGTTCCCGGTCACCGCCCGCGACGGCAAGTTCGAGATCGTGCAGGGCCTGGAGATCGACGAGTTCTCCCGCGCCCGCATCGACGCCTCGGTCAACGAGCTGGTCGAGGAGCGCGACGCCGTCCGCAAGCTCGGCCTGATCTGAGCCGGACCGCTCGGGGCCGCACCTCTCGCGCGAGAGGTGCGGCCCCGCGGTGTTTCCGCGACCGCTACGCCGGGTGCGCGAAGACCGGGTAGTGGTCGGAGAAGTCGGTGTAGGTGTAGGTCTGGCCCCACGAGGTCACCGACCACTCCGGCGAGTGCACCGCCCGGGTCTCCGAGATCCAGCTCTGCTGCCCGTGCCCGGCCAGCGGCAGCACGTGGTCGAGCTGCTGACCCGGCCAGCCCGGTGCCTGGTAGGCGGCCACCGAGTTGGTCGCCGGGTCGTAGGAGAAGGGGTGCCCGGTGGTCTCCGGTGCGGTGGCGCCCAGGGTGCTCAGCGCGGCGGTGAACTCCTCGGCCGTGGCGTCGATGTTGAGGTCGCCGGCCACCACCACCGGTTCGGCGGCCGGGATCGCCCGGTCCCGCACGAACTGCGCGATCTCGCCCAGCTGACCGGCCCGCACGCCCGGCGCGCGGTCGCCGCAGGCGTTGTCGTCGGCCTGCAGATGAGTGCCGATGACGTGCACCGGGCCGGTGGGCGAGTCGATGCGGGTGTAGACGAATCCCTTGTTGGAGGTGGCGTCGGCGCCGCATCCCGGCCCGAAGACGTACTGGACGCGCTCGGCCACCGGCCAGCGGCTGAGCACCGCCACCCCGCCGTCCTCGGGGCGGGTGTCCGAATAGGACCCCAGCGTGGCGTCCCAGCCGTCCCGCGAGCGCCCCAGCACCGGCGTCTGGTGCGGGTAGTCACCGGTGAGGTTGTCCAGCAGGCGTTGCGAGGCCTCGTTGTCGAAGGCCTCCTGCACCACCACGACGTCCTGGCCCGCCAGCACGCCTTCGGAGGCCAGCAGGTCGGCGCGCTCCAGCTGTCCCCAGTTCGGGAACAGCGAACGCGGCAGCATGAACACGTTGTAGGAGGCGATCCGGGGGCCGTCGGCGGCGGCCACGGCGGTCGGGGCGGCCAGCCCGCTCAACACCACCGCCAAAGACGTGAAAGCGATTCGTATCTTCACGGTGGATCATCATGCCGCCCGCCGACACCACCAACCAGCCCCCGGCGGCGAACTCCCGGGATCAATTCGGTTGCCACCGCACGGCACGGACCAGCAATATCGACGCATGGACCGCCCTGCCGAGGAGATCGCCCTGGAATCGGCGGTGCTGCGTCGCTGGCGCAGCACCGACCTCGCCGCGCTGCACCGCGTGGTCACCGAAGCACTGCCGCACCTGCGGCCGTGGATGCCGTGGGCGGCCGGTGACTACTCGCTGGAGAGCGCCGCGGCCTTCCTCCAGAAGACCCAGGACAACTGGCACACCGGCCGAGCCTTCACCTACGCCATCACCGTCGGCGGCACCATCGCCGGCTGCATCTCCCTGGAACGCCGGATCGGCCCCACCGGCCTGGAGATCGGCTACTGGCTGCACCCCGGCCACACCGGGCGCGGCCTGGTCACCACCGCGGCCGCCGAGCTCGTCGACCGAGCGCTGGCCCTGCCCGGCGTCGACCACGTCGAGATCTGGCACGACGCGGGCAACACCGCCAGCGGAGCAGTCCCGCAGCGCCTCGGCTTCACCTGCGTCGACCGCCGCAGCCCGCCCCGCGAACTGCCCACCAGCCCCGGCGAAGCAGGCATCGACGTCATCTGGCGGCTGACCCGCTGACCGCTCAGGTCGCGGCCGGGCGATCACCCATCCGAGAGGGCTCCAGCAACGAGATCGCGTTGCCGTCGGGATCGGTGAACGACGTCGCCCGGCCCCACGGCATCGCCTGCACGTCGCCGGCCTGCACGCCCGCCGCGCGCAGCTCGGCGACATCGGCCTCCACGTCCTCGGTGTGGAACTGCAGGTGCACCGGGCCGTTGAGCTCCATGCCGCCCACCGGGAAGTCCACCAGCACCACGCCGCTGGGCGAACCGGGCGGAGCGACCATCAGGAACCGGCCGTGCGGGCCTGCCAGGTCCACCACCAGCTCGAAACCGAGCACGTCGACGTAGAAGTCGCGGGAGCGGGCCTGGTCGCCGACCGGAACGGACACGAACTGCAGGCGTGAGATGCGCATGAGGCCACCGTAAACCGATCGCGCGCGCCTACAATTCGAACGCCAGGTGCGGCCGCGACCAGGTGATCTCACCCGCCGGCGGCACCGTGCCGACCCGCCGGGCACCCACCGACAGGTAGAAGCCCTCCGACGGCGGGTGCGACACCACGTGCAGCCGCCGCAGCCCCCGGGCGCGGGCCTGCCGGCAGGCATCGGTGATGAGCAGGCGCCCGAGACCCCGGCCCTGCGCCGCATCGTCGACGAACATGTAGTCCAGCTCGCCCTCATCCTCGGCGCCGCGCCCCGGCACGATCACCGTGTGAAAGCCCAGCGGCC
This portion of the Saccharopolyspora antimicrobica genome encodes:
- a CDS encoding DUF899 family protein, with product MTKHDQPQAAPEVVDRAAFDEALAEQVAAEKEVTRHNDRVAAARRRLPMVEVTDYLFTGPDGPIPLTGLFGDTYLLVVQNVMFGSDWDEGCPSCTWAVDNLPATTQRLSEEAIAFAMISQAPIDKLEAWRAERGWEHLWVSSAGTTYHYDWGWTQRDEPGGEVLRPGYSYYLLKDGKPYLTYMTTARGVEAVLPVAQMMDRTAYGRQQDWEDSPAGWPQYPTYG
- a CDS encoding GNAT family N-acetyltransferase, with the protein product MTTHVEDATIADAEELTRIVRTSSAYDGHYRVMVAELGIDADYLAEHLVRVARDGDGRPLGFHTVIVPGRGAEDEGELDYMFVDDAAQGRGLGRLLITDACRQARARGLRRLHVVSHPPSEGFYLSVGARRVGTVPPAGEITWSRPHLAFEL
- a CDS encoding PQQ-dependent sugar dehydrogenase, encoding MRAHRRRVAAITAAVLAATLTAAPPATAQEPITDPIPEEPIAAEFGLVLEQHAQLPATEATPPATDPRLIRHNRINHIGELPDGSGRQYVPDLNGPLYLLEDGRQHLYLDFRERFEHFFSGKGMGSGFGFVAFHPDFATNGKFYTVHSEGQGAITTRPPTYPNQPDAVVQSVVTEWTAQDPAADTFTGAQREIFRYGFTTHIHAVQQIDFNPTARPGDPDYGLLYLGVGDGGIGLDTDIPQDLSTPAGKLLRIDPAGSNGPGGRYGIPADNPFTGRPGALGEIYAVGMRDPHRFSWDPEDRRMFLGHIGQHAIEAVYEVRSGDNFGWSRREGAFTFDPQTQCYLYPLPEDDAKYGYTYPVAAYDHDPPPNWPCNSDSGHAVSGGQVYRGHDLPRLRGKYVFGDLVDGRVFYTETDRMRRGQPRAPLHELPLFDTTGKQLRMSDFVGDGRVDLRFGTDSQRNLYLLAKASGTIWKVTGTRPARDSEVTDTVRRDLVAHYDFEHPFAADDSRELDTGSSRTLLSLINGGQDMRVPDGAFPGSNNALQTRQITPDADGNDDWKAGVWDDNGTLSAFNATDGATVMGWFKMTGENPAPDTTTPDPGDRYNAVGLAGLLTGNSTGHEVRALLELIEVDGQLRLVALGRRLDGGASQTFAARQDWRELLPAGQWVHLAATFDYTTGQMALYRNGAPLPGFYTEPGDPWQVDGTGTTASTPRGIKIGGSFPGNDRERNPCHCRMDSLMFLDTAADHRTIAEQYRRFTHR
- the sph gene encoding sphingomyelin phosphodiesterase; translation: MKIRIAFTSLAVVLSGLAAPTAVAAADGPRIASYNVFMLPRSLFPNWGQLERADLLASEGVLAGQDVVVVQEAFDNEASQRLLDNLTGDYPHQTPVLGRSRDGWDATLGSYSDTRPEDGGVAVLSRWPVAERVQYVFGPGCGADATSNKGFVYTRIDSPTGPVHVIGTHLQADDNACGDRAPGVRAGQLGEIAQFVRDRAIPAAEPVVVAGDLNIDATAEEFTAALSTLGATAPETTGHPFSYDPATNSVAAYQAPGWPGQQLDHVLPLAGHGQQSWISETRAVHSPEWSVTSWGQTYTYTDFSDHYPVFAHPA
- a CDS encoding malate dehydrogenase; translated protein: MTKAPVTVTVTGAAGQIGYALLFRIASGQLIGPDTPIKLRLLEIPQAVKAAEGTAMELDDCAFPLLQSIDITDDARTAFDGTNVALLVGARPRAKGMERGDLLEANGGIFKPQGEAINAGAAEDVRVLVVGNPANTNALIAQAHAPDVPAERFTAMTRLDHNRALTQLAQKLGVSVSEIKKLTIWGNHSATQYPDLFHAEVGGKIAAEQVEQSWLADEFIPTVAKRGAAIIEARGASSAASAANAAIDHVHTWVNGTPEGDWTSAAVVSDGSYGVPEGLISSFPVTARDGKFEIVQGLEIDEFSRARIDASVNELVEERDAVRKLGLI
- a CDS encoding YdeI/OmpD-associated family protein; the protein is MNSQPVPGGPVHELPADLRDALIADGAVLAAWHDITPLARNEFICWVEDAKQAATRERRIRRTQEELLEGKRRPCCWPGCKHRERNGR
- a CDS encoding GNAT family N-acetyltransferase, whose protein sequence is MDRPAEEIALESAVLRRWRSTDLAALHRVVTEALPHLRPWMPWAAGDYSLESAAAFLQKTQDNWHTGRAFTYAITVGGTIAGCISLERRIGPTGLEIGYWLHPGHTGRGLVTTAAAELVDRALALPGVDHVEIWHDAGNTASGAVPQRLGFTCVDRRSPPRELPTSPGEAGIDVIWRLTR
- a CDS encoding LysE family translocator, yielding MVSFGAVAGIAVVALGLVLTPGPNMIYLVSRSVTQGRRAGLVSLAGVAVGFLIYAAAASAGIAAVFTLVPALYTAVQVAGAVYLLWLAWQAVRPGGVSVFAPAAVPEHTAGRLFAMGLVTNLLNPKIAVLYVSLLPQFVDPSRGGVAGQSLLLSAVQIVVAVSVNALIVVTAGSVSGLLSRRPGWLRVQRYFMGAVLAGLAVQLLAGRARPA
- a CDS encoding VOC family protein, with amino-acid sequence MRISRLQFVSVPVGDQARSRDFYVDVLGFELVVDLAGPHGRFLMVAPPGSPSGVVLVDFPVGGMELNGPVHLQFHTEDVEADVAELRAAGVQAGDVQAMPWGRATSFTDPDGNAISLLEPSRMGDRPAAT
- a CDS encoding MFS transporter, which translates into the protein MTRPAGVGDYRRFWAASTTSIFGTYVTTLALQVLAALTLHATATELGLLNAARWVPYLVLGLFVGVLVDRYRSKPMLVGADFARAVVLCAIPLLHLAGLLSLPVLIAFAALLGLLSLFFDAADQAFLPKLVPVSMLTSANARLEQSHAVAQTTGPLLAAALVKAVGAPLAILVDAISYLISGVLLAGIGTREQSAPRPQRRSVLTELREGASWVYRHRMLGPQSLAGHLWFLAHSMLTTVYVLYVLRAPDNGLGLGEVQLGISYACAGVGAVAGGALANRSGRRFGAGRTVVVTRALMPLPWLLVPLLGPNPAVIVLLGLSQLLFWVLMGLEGPNEMAYRQAVTPDRLQGRVNTTIRSLNRGAIVIGAPLGGLIADATSLRTALWAGIAGLIASAVVLAASPFRHATLPEPATPQTTS